The following coding sequences are from one Alosa alosa isolate M-15738 ecotype Scorff River chromosome 13, AALO_Geno_1.1, whole genome shotgun sequence window:
- the LOC125305553 gene encoding skin secretory protein xP2-like gives MGCSSSSSQTVAQENRPGTKPEESNGDTTFVAHNGIIAEDTETIADQMQLPVQSALPDELLPGAVEEPVVQACEATESLEVEEAAPAKPEPVTAPEPPVEPVAEESVETAALATETVEAEVAVEAVEAVAPAEAPAVVEVTESEEAVATVEVAAPVEVAVPVEAAAPVEAAAPSETAVPAEEAAPAVAETAAPAEAPAPAETTPIEAAAPVEAVEAVAAVAPAEVAPVEAVAPAEVAPVEAVAPAEVAAPAESAAAEVPAEPVAPAEPVAIVEPVAAAPAAAPVEAAAPAEPEPTPASEPTPGPTAEPAPVTAAEETKEPEPAPAPEAAAPAEVAPVAEVSPPEPVPEAALPAPTAVEPVAAEAAPVAAPEGGVAETGSEVAKVEEPVESPKTEETPAASAEN, from the exons ATGGGGTGTTCCTCTTCCAGCTCTCAGACCGTAGCCCAAGAGAACCGACCGGGCACCAAACCTGAAGAAAGCAATGGAGACACAACTTTCG TTGCCCATAATGGGATCATTGCAGAGGACACAGAGACCATTGCAGATCAGATGCAGCTGCCGGTTCAGAGTGCGCTACCGGATGAGTTGCTGCCTGGGGCCGTGGAGGAGCCAGTCGTCCAGGCCTGCGAAGCCACAGAGAgtctggaggtggaggaggcagcCCCCGCCAAACCAGAGCCTGTGACTGCGCCTGAACCTCCTGTCGAACCGGTTGCCGAGGAAAGCGTTGAAACTGCAGCTCTGGCCACTGAGACTGTGGAGGCTGAGGTGGCTGTGGAGGCAGTCGAGGCAGTTGCCCCTGCTGAGGCCCCAGCTGTTGTGGAGGTAACAGAATCGGAGGAGGCCGTGGCCACCGTCGAGGTTGCGGCTCCAGTAGAAGTTGCGGTGCCTGTAGAGGCTGCTGCACCTGTAGAGGCTGCCGCACCTTCAGAAACGGCAGTGCCAGCTGAGGAAGCTGCTCCAGCAGTCGCCGAAACGGCAGCCCCTGCTGAAGCTCCTGCCCCAGCCGAAACTACCCCTATTGAGGCTGCTGCCCCTGTTGAGGCTGTTGAGGCTGTTGCGGCTGTTGCCCCTGCCGAAGTTGCCCCCGTTGAGGCCGTTGCCCCTGCTGAAGTTGCCCCCGTTGAGGCTGTTGCCCCTGCTGAAGTTGCTGCACCAGCTGAATCGGCGGCAGCTGAGGTCCCAGCAGAGCCTGTAGCACCTGCTGAGCCAGTAGCCATTGTGGAGCCAGTCGCGGCCGCTCCTGCCGCAGCCCCTGTTGAAGCAGCAGCCCCCGCAGAGCCCGAGCCCACCCCCGCCTCTGAACCCACCCCCGGACCCACAGCTGAACCAGCTCCAGTCACTGCTGCAGAGGAGACCAAAGAGCCAGAGCCAGCACCAGCACCCGAAGCCGCCGCCCCAGCTGAGGTGGCCCCTGTAGCAGAAGTCAGCCCCCCGGAGCCAGTTCCAGAGGCAGCCCTGCCAGCCCCCACAGCAGTGGAGCCTGTCGCTGCGGAAGCCGCTCCAGTTGCAGCGCCTGAGG GGGGAGTGgcagagacaggaagtgaggtggCCAAAGTGGAGGAGCCAGTAGAAAGCCCCAAGACTGAGGAGACCCCTG CTGCCAGTGCAGAGAACTAA
- the LOC125305556 gene encoding 60S ribosomal protein L30: MVAAKKTKKSLESINSRLQLVMKSGKYVLGYRQTLKMIRQGKAKLVILANNTPALRKSEIEYYAMLAKTGVHHYSGNNIELGTACGKYFRVCTLAIIDPGDSDIIRSMPDQQQPGEK, translated from the exons ATGGTTGCCGCAAAGAAAACG AAAAAGTCCCTGGAGTCCATCAACTCCCGGCTCCAACTGGTGATGAAGAGCGGCAAGTACGTCTTGGGCTACAGACAGACGCTCAAGATGATTCGCCAGGGAAAAGCCAAGCTGGTCATCCTGGCCAACAACACCCCCGCTCTGAG GAAATCCGAAATTGAGTATTACGCCATGCTGGCCAAGACGGGAGTCCATCACTACAGCGGGAACAACATAGAGCTCGGCACAGCTTGTGGTAAATACTTCAGGGTGTGCACACTGGCCATCATTGATCCAG GCGATTCCGACATCATCAGGAGCATGCCCGACCAGCAGCAGCCGGGCGAGAAGTAA